A genomic window from Pseudomonadales bacterium includes:
- a CDS encoding SDR family NAD(P)-dependent oxidoreductase has product MGLSRLSRSVADKVVVITGAASGMGRATAHLFADEGARVAAIDVNADGLGSVVAEIEGSGARVRGWTLDLSDGAAITRVFAEIAEHFGGIDILVNNAGISRFAPIDSEDYEAAWDLSLNVLLTAHTRTIRASLPHLRKAEHPRIINIASTEGLGATRFGSPYTAAKTGVIGLTRSLAVELGGEGITVNCICPGPINTGMTAAIADDAKAEFARRRVALRRYAEPEEVAHATLSLALPAASFVTGVALPVDGGLTIRNA; this is encoded by the coding sequence ATGGGACTGAGCCGGTTGAGCCGATCCGTAGCGGATAAGGTCGTGGTGATCACGGGCGCTGCCAGTGGCATGGGCAGGGCCACCGCACATCTGTTTGCGGACGAAGGTGCCCGGGTGGCTGCGATCGATGTCAATGCGGACGGTCTTGGCTCGGTTGTCGCAGAAATCGAAGGCAGCGGTGCCAGGGTGCGGGGCTGGACACTGGACTTAAGCGATGGCGCGGCGATTACCCGGGTGTTCGCAGAGATTGCCGAACACTTCGGCGGAATCGACATCCTGGTGAACAATGCAGGGATTTCCCGGTTTGCCCCGATCGATTCCGAAGACTACGAGGCTGCGTGGGACCTCTCTCTCAACGTGCTGCTCACCGCACACACCCGGACCATACGGGCGTCGCTGCCTCACCTGCGCAAGGCCGAGCATCCGCGCATCATCAACATCGCCTCCACCGAAGGCCTGGGCGCTACCCGCTTCGGCAGCCCTTACACGGCGGCAAAGACCGGGGTGATCGGTCTCACCCGATCCCTCGCCGTGGAACTGGGCGGGGAGGGCATCACCGTGAACTGTATCTGTCCTGGACCGATCAACACGGGCATGACCGCAGCCATCGCCGACGATGCCAAGGCGGAGTTTGCGCGACGGCGTGTTGCGCTGCGTCGTTATGCAGAACCGGAAGAGGTCGCGCACGCTACCTTGAGCCTCGCACTGCCTGCCGCGAGCTTCGTGACCGGGGTTGCGCTGCCGGTCGATGGTGGCCTCACCATCCGGAACGCCTGA
- a CDS encoding phosphotransferase family protein, whose translation MSAANIGKHLVAYLEARWGQTVALESIEQIPGGASRETFRVQLRVADTPRRIILRRDPVTSLIDTERRHEYRTYEAVYCAGFPVPEPLLLEEGDTPLERPFSLMAEVAGCESALASLGQPPFDKFREKIGTRKWTLMGRLASMDIDTLGLRDFMKVPQHAARHELDYWSGVIRTDALHPQPVAEATIRWLQRNLPPASEDLCLVHGDFRTGNFLYNPEGEISAVLDWEMAHIGDPLEDLAWSCDPLWGWPERHLAGGLLPREKAIEIWEAAAGRRVDRRIFRWWQVFASLKGLAIWISSAEDYANGTSKEPILAVAGWLMTDRQNRVLVDRLHPATTHTYTEGLL comes from the coding sequence TTGTCGGCTGCGAACATCGGCAAACATCTCGTCGCCTATCTCGAGGCCCGCTGGGGACAAACGGTCGCGCTCGAATCGATCGAGCAGATCCCCGGCGGAGCGTCCCGGGAAACCTTCCGGGTGCAGCTGCGGGTAGCGGATACGCCGCGGCGGATCATCCTGCGCCGGGATCCCGTCACCAGTCTGATCGACACCGAACGCCGCCACGAATACCGGACCTATGAAGCCGTGTACTGCGCAGGATTTCCGGTACCGGAACCGCTGCTCCTCGAAGAAGGCGACACACCACTGGAGCGGCCCTTCTCCCTGATGGCGGAAGTGGCCGGTTGCGAGTCTGCCCTCGCCAGTCTCGGGCAGCCCCCCTTCGACAAGTTCAGAGAAAAAATCGGTACCAGGAAATGGACGCTGATGGGCCGGCTCGCCTCGATGGACATTGACACGCTGGGCCTGCGGGACTTCATGAAGGTGCCGCAACATGCCGCCCGACACGAACTCGACTACTGGAGCGGCGTGATCCGCACCGACGCCCTCCATCCCCAGCCGGTGGCCGAAGCCACTATCCGCTGGCTGCAGCGCAATCTGCCACCGGCTTCAGAGGATCTGTGCCTGGTGCACGGCGACTTCCGCACGGGCAATTTCCTCTACAACCCCGAAGGCGAGATCTCCGCAGTTCTGGACTGGGAGATGGCCCACATCGGCGATCCCCTCGAGGACCTGGCCTGGTCCTGCGATCCCCTCTGGGGCTGGCCCGAACGACATCTCGCGGGGGGCCTGCTGCCCCGGGAAAAGGCGATCGAGATCTGGGAGGCCGCGGCCGGGCGCCGGGTGGACCGACGAATTTTCCGCTGGTGGCAGGTGTTTGCTTCCCTCAAAGGCCTGGCGATCTGGATCTCGTCCGCCGAAGACTATGCCAATGGCACCAGCAAGGAACCCATTCTGGCCGTGGCGGGCTGGCTGATGACCGACCGGCAGAACCGTGTCCTGGTTGATCGGCTGCACCCGGCCACCACACACACCTATACCGAGGGACTGTTGTGA
- a CDS encoding MFS transporter, producing the protein MAGPVIDPLRPPQDSGAAAAAASAEAADRVAWRTVLGFGAPGLGAGYMYLMLALYVMKFSTDVLLIAPAVMGLIFSVSRIWDAVSDPLVGYLSDRTRIAYGRRRSWILASTIPIGAAFIMVFAPPASLTGGALVAWMAVAIIGFYSAMTVFFVPHLSLGAELSRSYHERSRLFGVRHGFYTFGSILSLVSFYVLISAEQEGPEAVRAIARDLAVLVAVAMALLIFFALGQIKERPEYRGRVNANPFFAFRDIWRNPHARLLIVVTFIEHVGSAAIGALTLYVAQYVVEAPLWAPVMILCYMLPSSLSVPLWIPLSRRFGKVRLWMFSMILTGVSFGCMFALPWLEGTTLKIGYICVAAAFAGFAAGCGGTLSPSIQGDVIDYDELQTGERKEGSYFAAWNFVYKGATGVMLLLTGFVLQFSGFVPNQVQPINVQLAMVTLYGLFPLVCYGVGAFMFRKFSLDETAHAEIRRQLDERRGV; encoded by the coding sequence GTGGCCGGGCCTGTCATCGATCCCCTGCGGCCGCCGCAGGACTCCGGCGCTGCGGCTGCAGCGGCGAGTGCGGAGGCAGCCGATCGGGTGGCATGGCGCACCGTGCTGGGTTTTGGTGCACCGGGCTTAGGTGCCGGCTATATGTATCTGATGCTCGCGCTCTATGTCATGAAATTCTCCACAGACGTGCTGCTTATCGCACCGGCGGTGATGGGACTGATCTTCTCTGTTTCCCGGATCTGGGATGCGGTTTCCGACCCGCTGGTGGGCTATCTTTCGGATCGGACCCGGATAGCTTACGGCAGGCGCCGCAGCTGGATCCTTGCCAGCACGATTCCCATCGGAGCCGCCTTCATCATGGTGTTTGCACCGCCGGCAAGCCTGACTGGCGGCGCACTGGTTGCCTGGATGGCTGTCGCCATCATCGGCTTCTATTCGGCGATGACGGTGTTTTTTGTACCCCACCTGTCCCTGGGTGCGGAGCTGTCGAGGAGCTATCACGAACGCAGCCGGCTTTTTGGCGTGCGCCACGGGTTCTACACCTTCGGTTCGATTCTCTCGCTGGTGAGCTTCTATGTGCTGATTTCTGCCGAGCAGGAAGGGCCCGAGGCGGTGCGCGCCATAGCCAGGGACCTCGCGGTGCTGGTCGCCGTGGCCATGGCGCTGCTGATTTTCTTCGCCCTGGGTCAGATCAAGGAGCGTCCGGAATACCGCGGAAGGGTCAACGCCAATCCCTTCTTCGCCTTCCGGGACATCTGGCGCAATCCCCACGCCCGGCTGCTGATCGTGGTGACCTTCATCGAACACGTCGGCTCCGCAGCCATCGGCGCGCTGACCCTGTATGTTGCGCAGTACGTTGTCGAAGCGCCGCTGTGGGCGCCGGTGATGATTCTCTGCTACATGCTGCCGTCGTCACTGTCCGTACCTCTGTGGATTCCCCTGTCACGCCGTTTCGGCAAAGTGCGCCTGTGGATGTTCTCGATGATTCTCACCGGGGTCTCCTTCGGCTGCATGTTCGCGCTGCCTTGGCTGGAAGGTACTACCTTGAAGATCGGCTACATCTGTGTGGCGGCAGCCTTCGCGGGTTTTGCAGCGGGCTGCGGTGGCACGCTGTCGCCGTCGATTCAGGGCGATGTGATCGACTACGACGAACTGCAGACCGGTGAACGCAAGGAAGGTTCGTACTTCGCGGCCTGGAACTTTGTCTACAAAGGGGCCACCGGTGTAATGCTGCTGCTGACCGGCTTTGTACTGCAGTTCTCCGGCTTTGTGCCGAACCAGGTCCAGCCCATCAATGTGCAGTTAGCCATGGTCACCCTGTACGGACTGTTTCCGCTGGTCTGTTACGGTGTCGGCGCTTTCATGTTCCGGAAGTTTTCTCTGGATGAGACGGCGCATGCGGAGATTCGGCGACAGCTGGACGAGCGGCGGGGGGTATAA
- a CDS encoding alpha/beta fold hydrolase: MARAAAGSIEIEYECRGEAGGEPLLLVHGLGVQLVQWPERFIDALIERGFRVIVYDNRDVGLSTRCHDWGPADIPEAFRQARAREQVSAPYTLEDMADDAAALLEALDIPSAHVVGLSNGGAIAQLLAIRHPDRVATLVSISATSGRRGLPRPGPEAAAWLAAPKNPAGTREGAIAEALESARILGSPGFPPDEATIRETAARSFERAFYPDGNSRHLLASIASGDSRVAKLGEIQAPALVIHGAEDPLVPLACGTDVRDSIAGAGLLVIESMAHDLPGAVIPRIADAIRDNARRRPVRKG, from the coding sequence GTGGCCAGAGCAGCAGCAGGATCGATAGAAATTGAATACGAGTGCCGGGGAGAAGCGGGTGGCGAACCCCTGCTTCTCGTCCACGGCCTCGGTGTGCAGCTCGTGCAGTGGCCCGAACGCTTCATCGATGCGCTGATCGAGCGGGGTTTCCGCGTCATCGTCTACGACAATCGGGATGTCGGTCTGTCGACCCGTTGCCACGACTGGGGCCCGGCGGATATACCCGAAGCCTTTCGCCAGGCTCGCGCCCGGGAGCAGGTCAGCGCGCCTTATACCCTGGAAGACATGGCCGACGACGCGGCCGCGTTGCTCGAAGCTCTGGATATTCCGAGCGCCCATGTAGTCGGCCTCTCCAACGGTGGCGCCATCGCTCAGCTGCTCGCCATTCGCCATCCGGACCGTGTCGCCACCCTGGTCTCCATCAGCGCCACCTCCGGCCGTCGCGGATTGCCCAGACCGGGTCCCGAGGCCGCTGCCTGGCTCGCCGCGCCGAAGAATCCCGCCGGCACCCGGGAAGGGGCGATCGCCGAAGCCCTCGAAAGCGCGCGCATACTCGGCAGCCCGGGTTTCCCGCCAGACGAAGCAACCATCCGGGAGACCGCAGCACGCAGCTTCGAGCGGGCCTTCTATCCGGACGGCAACAGCCGTCATCTCCTCGCAAGCATCGCCTCCGGTGACTCCCGGGTGGCGAAGCTGGGTGAGATTCAGGCGCCTGCGCTGGTGATTCATGGCGCGGAGGATCCGCTGGTGCCCCTCGCCTGCGGCACCGATGTCCGCGATTCGATTGCCGGCGCCGGGCTGCTGGTGATCGAAAGTATGGCCCATGATCTGCCTGGCGCGGTCATTCCCCGCATCGCGGACGCCATCCGGGACAATGCCCGCCGCAGACCGGTCCGCAAGGGTTGA
- a CDS encoding helix-turn-helix transcriptional regulator has protein sequence MSEALIQAPEFGRMLKDWRRHRRMSQLGLSSHSGISQRHISFLETGRSNPSRGMVLALADTLDVPLRERNALLQSAGFAAGFSEQPLDSKAMSTFQSALQATLNHHEPFPAIVLDGRWNLVMANAGALRFFGLFVDMGQALADIGSPMHFQIARLCLHDRGLKPFIVNWEDLAWSFLQRARRALLHNPRDPHLPELIEEIVAHPEAPAHWQLPDWTSAPPPALIMTLRKDGRDYSLFTMLAHFGAARNVTLEELSVESFYPADDETRQSLETLAP, from the coding sequence ATGAGTGAAGCACTCATCCAGGCCCCGGAATTCGGCCGCATGCTCAAAGACTGGCGCCGGCACCGGCGCATGAGCCAGCTGGGACTTTCCAGTCATTCCGGCATTTCCCAGCGCCACATCAGTTTTCTCGAAACCGGCCGATCGAACCCCAGCCGCGGCATGGTGCTGGCGCTCGCCGACACCCTGGACGTCCCCCTGCGGGAGCGCAACGCCCTGCTGCAGAGCGCGGGTTTCGCCGCCGGATTCTCCGAACAGCCTCTGGACAGCAAGGCCATGAGTACATTTCAGTCCGCGCTGCAGGCAACCCTCAATCACCACGAACCCTTCCCGGCGATCGTCCTCGATGGCCGCTGGAACCTGGTGATGGCGAATGCCGGTGCACTGCGTTTCTTCGGTCTGTTCGTGGACATGGGACAGGCACTCGCCGACATCGGTTCGCCCATGCACTTCCAGATCGCCCGCCTCTGCCTGCACGACCGGGGTCTGAAGCCCTTCATCGTCAACTGGGAAGACCTGGCCTGGTCTTTTCTGCAGCGGGCACGAAGGGCACTGCTGCACAATCCCCGCGATCCGCACCTGCCGGAGCTGATCGAGGAGATCGTCGCGCACCCCGAGGCACCCGCACACTGGCAGCTGCCGGACTGGACGTCCGCACCGCCTCCCGCACTGATCATGACCCTGCGCAAGGATGGCCGTGACTACAGTCTCTTCACCATGCTTGCGCATTTCGGGGCTGCCCGGAACGTGACCCTCGAAGAACTTTCGGTGGAGTCGTTCTATCCGGCGGATGATGAAACCCGGCAGTCTCTGGAAACGCTGGCGCCATGA
- a CDS encoding AMP-binding protein, with protein MQEAYYAGATADLITSTIGAQLDAVAARDPSHPALVMPHQGIRWSYGELVQEVNQLATGLLALGIGRGDRVAIWSPNRYEWILTQFATAKIGAVMVCINPAYRLYELEYALNKVSCATIVLAESFKTSYYIRMLQDLAPELEQSVPGALHAEKLPHLRTVIRMGEDRTPGMHNFTDVCGMGGELERQQLEQLAGELSPTDAINIQFTSGTTGSPKGATLTHQNILNNAYFVGRNMRLTADDILCIPVPLYHCFGMVMGTLCCVSHGATMVLPCEAFEPEAVLRAVQDERCTALHGVPTMFIAELDFPGYSNFDVSSLRTGVIAGSTCPVELMKRLISEMDLKEIVIAYGQTECSPVNTMTEIDDSFDVRVSTVGRPHTNWEIKICREDGSTAGIGETGEVCARGYGVMLGYWEDDQRTAETIDSEGWLHSGDLGEMDADGYVKITGRIKDMIIRGGENVYPREIEEFLYTHPDVAEVQVFGLPDAKYGEQVAAWVQLREGSSVTPEQLTEFCQGQITHFKIPRYIKLVDEFPMTVTGKMQKFVMRDNYAQELGLKKSGD; from the coding sequence GTGCAGGAGGCGTATTACGCAGGTGCAACGGCAGATCTGATCACCAGTACCATCGGCGCACAGCTCGATGCAGTGGCTGCGAGAGACCCGTCCCATCCGGCCCTCGTCATGCCGCATCAGGGTATCCGCTGGAGCTACGGGGAACTTGTGCAGGAGGTGAATCAGCTGGCGACGGGCCTCCTGGCGCTCGGTATCGGGCGTGGGGATCGGGTGGCCATCTGGTCGCCGAATCGATACGAGTGGATTCTGACTCAGTTTGCCACCGCTAAGATCGGTGCGGTGATGGTGTGTATCAATCCGGCCTATCGTCTTTATGAGCTGGAGTACGCGCTGAATAAGGTCTCATGCGCGACGATCGTGCTCGCCGAGAGCTTCAAGACCAGCTACTACATCCGGATGCTGCAGGATCTGGCGCCGGAGCTCGAGCAATCGGTTCCTGGTGCGCTGCATGCAGAAAAACTGCCCCACCTGCGCACGGTAATCCGCATGGGTGAGGACAGAACTCCGGGCATGCACAACTTCACCGATGTCTGTGGCATGGGTGGTGAGTTGGAGCGTCAGCAGCTGGAGCAGCTTGCCGGCGAGCTGTCACCCACGGATGCCATCAATATCCAGTTCACAAGTGGCACCACGGGTTCTCCCAAGGGGGCGACTCTGACCCACCAGAACATTCTCAACAATGCCTACTTCGTGGGCAGAAACATGCGCCTCACTGCGGATGACATCCTCTGTATTCCGGTGCCCCTGTACCACTGCTTCGGCATGGTGATGGGCACGCTCTGCTGTGTCTCCCATGGGGCTACCATGGTGCTGCCCTGTGAAGCATTCGAGCCGGAGGCGGTGCTGCGGGCGGTGCAGGACGAGCGCTGCACGGCACTGCACGGGGTGCCGACCATGTTCATCGCGGAGCTCGACTTCCCTGGTTACTCGAATTTCGACGTGAGCTCTCTGCGTACCGGTGTTATTGCCGGATCAACCTGCCCGGTAGAGCTGATGAAGCGGCTGATCTCCGAGATGGATCTCAAAGAAATCGTTATCGCCTACGGCCAGACGGAGTGCAGTCCGGTCAACACCATGACCGAGATTGATGATTCATTCGACGTCAGGGTCAGCACCGTGGGTCGGCCGCATACCAACTGGGAGATCAAGATCTGCCGGGAAGACGGAAGCACAGCCGGTATCGGGGAGACCGGTGAGGTCTGCGCCCGGGGTTATGGTGTGATGCTCGGCTACTGGGAGGATGACCAGCGCACGGCCGAAACCATCGATTCGGAGGGCTGGCTGCACTCGGGCGATCTCGGTGAGATGGACGCGGATGGCTACGTGAAGATCACCGGGCGGATCAAGGACATGATCATTCGCGGCGGCGAAAACGTGTATCCGAGAGAAATAGAGGAGTTCCTCTACACCCACCCCGATGTGGCCGAGGTCCAGGTTTTCGGTCTACCGGATGCGAAGTATGGAGAGCAGGTGGCTGCCTGGGTGCAGCTCCGCGAAGGCTCGTCAGTAACCCCGGAACAACTCACCGAGTTCTGCCAGGGGCAGATCACTCATTTCAAGATTCCCAGATACATCAAACTGGTGGATGAGTTTCCGATGACGGTCACCGGCAAGATGCAGAAGTTCGTGATGCGCGACAACTACGCACAGGAGCTGGGTCTGAAGAAGTCCGGCGATTAA
- the queC gene encoding 7-cyano-7-deazaguanine synthase QueC has product MTGRRAVVLLSGGLDSATTLALAREQGFECFALSFDYGQRHRMELEASGRVARAQGVREHRILPIDLSAFGGSALTDPDIPVPVEGAASDAIPVTYVPARNTVFLSLALAWAEVLGARDIFIGANAVDYSGYPDCRPEFIAAFESLANLATRAGVEGDGFRIHAPLISLSKADIIRAGARLGVDYGLTISCYQPGERGVACGLCDSCRLRSAGFQAAGVPDPTLYG; this is encoded by the coding sequence ATGACCGGCCGTCGTGCGGTAGTACTTCTCTCCGGCGGGCTGGATTCCGCCACCACGCTGGCACTTGCTCGTGAGCAGGGCTTCGAGTGTTTTGCGCTGTCTTTCGACTATGGCCAGCGCCATCGCATGGAACTCGAAGCCAGCGGACGCGTAGCGCGTGCCCAGGGGGTGAGGGAGCATCGCATCCTGCCCATCGATCTGTCCGCGTTCGGTGGTTCCGCACTGACCGATCCGGATATTCCGGTGCCGGTTGAAGGAGCGGCTTCCGACGCGATACCCGTCACCTATGTACCTGCCCGCAACACGGTCTTTCTCTCACTGGCGCTTGCCTGGGCGGAAGTGCTCGGCGCCCGGGACATATTCATCGGTGCCAATGCGGTGGATTATTCCGGCTATCCGGACTGCCGGCCGGAGTTCATCGCGGCGTTTGAAAGCCTTGCCAATCTCGCCACCAGAGCAGGTGTGGAAGGGGACGGCTTCCGGATCCATGCGCCGCTGATCTCACTGAGCAAGGCGGACATCATCCGCGCGGGTGCAAGGCTCGGAGTGGATTACGGGTTGACGATTTCCTGTTATCAGCCCGGAGAGCGTGGTGTGGCCTGCGGGCTGTGTGACAGCTGCCGGCTGCGCAGTGCCGGATTTCAGGCGGCCGGGGTTCCTGATCCCACCCTCTATGGATGA
- a CDS encoding SDR family oxidoreductase: MGTALVDQHALITGGGSGIGLAAARAFAADGARVTLVGRTVEKLAQAAATFSDPDRVHFFAADVSSENEIATVVEAASALAPLTIAVANAGSGDIAPLVATDSDKWEWVLRTNLSGTFHTFKHAGRAIANAGGGALCAISSIAGVRTHRFMHAYCVSKAGIDMLVRTVADELGVAGVRVNSVCPGLVDTELAQGLFASEAVLKDYLDCMPLGRTGEVEDIAQAVRFLCGPEASWITGVNLSVDGGHHLRRGPDYEPFARALFGDDVTEGRFR; this comes from the coding sequence ATGGGCACAGCCCTCGTGGATCAGCATGCGCTGATCACTGGTGGTGGCAGCGGCATCGGCCTGGCGGCGGCCCGGGCCTTCGCCGCGGATGGTGCGCGGGTGACCCTGGTGGGGCGCACCGTCGAAAAACTGGCCCAGGCGGCTGCCACTTTTTCCGATCCTGACCGAGTCCACTTCTTTGCGGCGGATGTGTCCAGCGAAAATGAGATCGCCACTGTCGTCGAAGCCGCCAGCGCACTCGCGCCGCTCACCATCGCGGTGGCCAATGCCGGATCCGGCGACATCGCGCCCCTGGTGGCTACTGACTCGGACAAGTGGGAGTGGGTACTCAGGACCAATCTCAGTGGTACTTTCCACACCTTCAAACATGCCGGGCGCGCGATTGCCAATGCCGGCGGTGGTGCGCTCTGTGCCATTTCGTCCATCGCCGGTGTGCGCACGCACCGCTTCATGCACGCCTACTGTGTGAGCAAGGCCGGCATCGACATGCTGGTGCGCACAGTGGCGGACGAGCTGGGTGTGGCCGGGGTGAGAGTGAACAGTGTATGCCCCGGACTCGTAGACACGGAACTCGCCCAGGGACTGTTTGCCAGCGAAGCGGTTCTCAAGGACTATCTGGACTGCATGCCCCTGGGCCGCACGGGCGAGGTAGAGGACATCGCACAGGCGGTACGGTTTCTGTGTGGTCCTGAAGCTTCCTGGATTACCGGAGTCAATCTCAGTGTGGACGGGGGTCACCATCTGCGTCGTGGACCGGATTACGAGCCCTTCGCCCGGGCCCTGTTCGGCGATGATGTAACGGAAGGCAGATTCAGGTGA
- the queE gene encoding 7-carboxy-7-deazaguanine synthase QueE has translation MNSPVRSGQLRLTEIFLSLQGESTSVGLPTVFVRLTGCPLRCSWCDTAYAFQGGRLESLNDILQQVIDYGVPHVTVTGGEPLAQAGVRALLTALCDEGLDVSLETSGALDVAGVDSRVRKILDIKAPGSGEMHRNLWSNLAHCSARDEIKFVLKDRQDYDWARLKCDELGLFDRPLHLLFSPVADELSARELADWILADRLAVRLQIQLHKYLWGNEPGR, from the coding sequence GTGAACTCTCCGGTACGATCCGGTCAGCTGCGTCTCACCGAGATATTCCTTTCACTGCAGGGCGAGTCCACATCCGTGGGCCTGCCCACTGTCTTCGTACGCCTCACCGGCTGTCCGCTGCGCTGCAGCTGGTGCGACACTGCTTATGCCTTCCAGGGGGGGCGTCTCGAATCCCTGAATGACATTCTCCAGCAGGTAATCGATTACGGGGTCCCCCATGTCACCGTGACCGGCGGCGAACCCCTTGCCCAGGCTGGTGTACGCGCGCTGCTGACAGCGCTGTGTGATGAGGGTCTGGATGTCTCGCTGGAAACCAGTGGTGCTCTGGATGTCGCCGGGGTCGACTCCCGGGTCAGAAAAATTCTCGACATCAAAGCCCCGGGCTCCGGGGAAATGCACCGCAATCTGTGGAGCAATCTAGCGCATTGCAGTGCCCGGGATGAGATCAAGTTTGTGCTCAAAGACCGTCAGGACTATGACTGGGCGCGTCTGAAGTGCGACGAACTCGGCCTGTTCGATCGACCCCTGCATCTGCTGTTTTCTCCGGTGGCGGATGAACTGTCGGCGCGCGAACTGGCGGACTGGATTCTCGCGGATCGACTGGCCGTACGCCTGCAGATTCAGCTGCACAAGTATCTATGGGGCAATGAACCCGGTCGCTGA
- a CDS encoding winged helix-turn-helix domain-containing protein, whose translation MGSTTRAFRLGDWLVDPELNQLKKGEETVSLQPKTMDVLVYLAQQTGPLSTEQLLDALWPDKVVVQAVIHQRIALIRRALGDSARSPRYIQTIPGRGYRLVAAVKPVQEGQTDSTPGAKRVVAILPFKDFSPGLDLGWLADGLRRHLERQIAVWSQFTVLPGGLVHDAEVTAPPQDADLLIVGFVQPHRADVELSVQVIDARKRRTVWSEIFTGTADDPYELQRSLVSSVARFFGESLGGWPVPSNPKAYAAFLRLLNYRLWGDADEHLFWLEQTLEADPSWAWGRADLAMALVRNAASVGNREMRARALTMLDTNDWKRDAGGAYACFARSYLLSCHGANPAAAERIAREWVNSYGFPYAMVLVVSGYAREALGYLRQASAKVPYDVAFLEWQAIARATLGDWKGAQIDADHLATFYPPGSVNPQIIRSWVRRGTPDQVDARVLCDFLRQAMQDSVPTSIQHQLTAHLGYYPLAFEVALAEGDDERARESIDWCVANEHASLAAIFSLRLDGAVPTALSRAAPNPDRDGFWWWLTRLHVTPEIARHPVVLRIESELGFTDDWYRELAEKASTLPPDRHLVVSPGATPVRSVPRSDAPDRAICISAENTDGTIAHP comes from the coding sequence TTGGGGTCCACCACCAGGGCTTTCCGGCTCGGCGACTGGCTGGTCGATCCTGAGCTGAATCAGCTCAAAAAGGGCGAGGAGACGGTTTCACTGCAGCCGAAGACCATGGATGTGCTGGTCTACCTGGCGCAGCAGACCGGTCCGCTCTCCACTGAGCAATTGCTGGACGCACTCTGGCCGGACAAGGTGGTGGTGCAGGCGGTCATCCACCAGCGGATAGCGCTCATTCGTCGTGCACTCGGTGACAGCGCCCGTTCGCCCCGCTACATACAGACCATTCCCGGCAGGGGTTACCGCCTGGTTGCGGCTGTGAAACCCGTACAGGAAGGCCAGACAGACAGTACGCCAGGCGCAAAACGGGTGGTGGCCATTCTGCCGTTCAAAGATTTCAGTCCCGGTCTGGATCTCGGCTGGCTGGCGGATGGTCTTCGCAGGCACCTCGAACGTCAGATCGCCGTCTGGTCTCAGTTTACCGTACTGCCGGGCGGGCTGGTGCATGACGCAGAGGTGACAGCACCGCCGCAGGATGCTGATCTGCTGATCGTGGGCTTCGTGCAGCCACACAGAGCAGATGTGGAACTCAGCGTTCAGGTCATCGATGCGCGCAAACGCAGAACGGTATGGTCCGAAATTTTTACCGGCACCGCTGACGATCCGTACGAACTGCAGCGCAGCCTCGTCTCCAGCGTCGCACGTTTTTTTGGCGAAAGTCTGGGTGGCTGGCCGGTGCCGTCGAATCCGAAAGCCTATGCGGCCTTTCTCAGACTGCTGAACTACCGCCTCTGGGGTGATGCGGATGAACACCTGTTCTGGCTCGAGCAGACACTCGAGGCTGATCCGTCCTGGGCGTGGGGTCGGGCCGATCTGGCCATGGCCCTGGTGAGAAACGCCGCAAGCGTCGGCAATCGCGAAATGCGCGCACGTGCGCTGACTATGCTCGACACCAACGACTGGAAGCGGGATGCCGGGGGTGCCTATGCCTGTTTCGCAAGATCGTATCTTCTCAGCTGTCATGGCGCTAATCCGGCGGCGGCAGAACGTATCGCGCGTGAGTGGGTGAACTCGTACGGATTTCCGTACGCAATGGTTCTCGTGGTATCCGGATATGCTCGAGAGGCACTGGGATATCTCCGTCAGGCTTCGGCAAAGGTGCCCTACGACGTCGCATTCCTGGAATGGCAGGCCATTGCCCGGGCAACACTGGGCGACTGGAAAGGTGCGCAGATCGATGCCGATCACCTGGCCACATTCTATCCACCGGGTTCCGTCAACCCGCAGATCATCCGCTCCTGGGTGCGCCGGGGCACGCCGGACCAGGTCGATGCCCGCGTACTCTGCGATTTCCTGCGGCAGGCGATGCAGGACTCCGTACCGACTTCCATTCAGCATCAGCTGACAGCACATCTTGGCTACTATCCGCTCGCGTTCGAAGTCGCGCTTGCGGAGGGTGATGATGAACGGGCCCGAGAATCGATCGACTGGTGCGTGGCCAACGAACATGCGTCGCTGGCGGCAATCTTTTCCCTGCGGCTCGATGGTGCTGTCCCAACCGCACTCAGCAGGGCCGCTCCGAATCCGGACCGGGACGGATTCTGGTGGTGGTTGACGCGCCTGCATGTAACCCCTGAAATCGCCCGGCACCCTGTGGTGCTTCGAATCGAGTCTGAACTGGGATTCACGGACGACTGGTATCGGGAACTCGCGGAAAAAGCCTCGACCTTGCCGCCGGACAGGCACCTGGTTGTGTCCCCGGGAGCTACACCGGTAAGGAGCGTTCCGAGATCGGACGCCCCTGATCGAGCGATCTGTATCTCCGCCGAAAACACCGATGGAACAATTGCTCATCCATAG